One segment of Pan paniscus chromosome 20, NHGRI_mPanPan1-v2.0_pri, whole genome shotgun sequence DNA contains the following:
- the LOC100984967 gene encoding pregnancy-specific beta-1-glycoprotein 8 isoform X1, whose amino-acid sequence MLRKLLDPRLSSTEENTQTAETMGLLSAPPCMQHITWKGLLLTASLLNFWNPPTTAQVTIEAQPTKVSEGKDVLLLIHNLPQNLTGYIWYKGQMRDLYHYITSYVVDGQRIIYGPAYSGRETIYSNASLLIQNVTREDAGSYTLHIIKGGDETRGVTGHFTFTLYLETPKPSISSSKLNPREDMEAVSLTCDPETPDASYLWWMNGQSLPMSHRLQLSETNRTLFLLGVTKYTAGPYECEIRNPVSASRSDPVTLNLLPKLPKPYITINNLKPRENKDVLNFTCEPKSENYTYIWWLNGQSLPVSPRVKRPIENRILILPSVTRNETGPYQCEIRDQYGGIRSYPVTLNVLYGPDLPRIYPSFTYYRSGEILYLSCSADSNPPAQYSWTINGKFQLSGQKLFIPQITTNHSGLYACSVRNSATGKESSKSMTVKVSGKWIPVSLATGI is encoded by the exons ATGCTCAGGAAGCTTCTGGATCCTAGGCTCAGCTCCACAGAGGAGAACACACAGACAGCAGAGACCATGGGGCTCCTCTCAGCCCCTCCCTGCATGCAGCACATCACCTGGAAGGGGCTCCTGCTCACAG CATCACTTTTAAACTTCTGGAACCCACCCACGACTGCCCAAGTCACGATTGAAGCCCAGCCAACCAAAGTTTCCGAGGGGAAGGATGTTCTTCTACTTATCCACAATTTGCCCCAGAATCTTACCGGCTACATCTGGTACAAAGGGCAAATGAGGGACCtctaccattacattacatcatATGTAGTAGATGGTCAAAGAATTATATATGGGCCTGCATACAGTGGACGAGAAACAATATATTCCAATGCATCCCTGCTGATCCAGAATGTCACCCGGGAAGACGCAGGATCCTACACCTTACACATCATAAAGGGAGGTGATGAGACTAGAGGAGTAACTGGACATTTCACCTTCACCTTATACC TGGAGACTCCCAAGCCCTCGATCTCCAGCAGCAAATTAAACCCCAGGGAGGACATGGAGGCTGTGAGCTTAACCTGTGATCCTGAGACTCCGGATGCAAGCTACCTGTGGTGGATGAATGGTCAGAGCCTCCCTATGTCTCACAGGTTGCAGTTGTCTGAAACCAACAGGACCCTCTTTCTATTGGGTGTCACAAAGTACACTGCAGGACCCTATGAATGTGAAATACGGAACCCAGTGAGTGCCAGCCGCAGTGACCCAGTCACCCTGAATCTCCTCC CGAAGCTGCCCAAGCCGTACATCACCATCAACAATTTAAAACCCAGGGAGAATAAGGATGTCTTAAACTTCACCTGTGAACCTAAGAGTGAGAACTACACCTACATTTGGTGGCTAAATGGTCAGAGCCTCCCGGTCAGTCCCAGGGTAAAGCGACCCATTGAAAACAGGATCCTCATTCTACCCAGTGTCACTAGAAATGAAACAGGACCCTATCAATGTGAAATACGGGACCAATATGGTGGCATCCGCAGTTACCCAGTCACCCTGAATGTCCTCT ATGGTCCAGACCTCCCCAGAATTTACCCTTCATTCACCTATTACCGTTCAGGAGAAATCCTCTACTTGTCCTGCTCTGCGGACTCTAACCCACCGGCACAGTATTCTTGGACAATTAATGGGAAGTTTCAGCTATCAGGACAAAAGCTCTTTATCCCCCAAATTACTACAAATCATAGCGGGCTCTATGCTTGCTCTGTCCGTAACTCAGCCACTGGCAAGGAAAGCTCCAAATCCATGACAGTAAAAGTCTCTGGTAAGTGGATCCCAGTATCCTTGGCAACAGGGATTTAG
- the LOC100984967 gene encoding pregnancy-specific beta-1-glycoprotein 8 isoform X3, with protein MLRKLLDPRLSSTEENTQTAETMGLLSAPPCMQHITWKGLLLTASLLNFWNPPTTAQVTIEAQPTKVSEGKDVLLLIHNLPQNLTGYIWYKGQMRDLYHYITSYVVDGQRIIYGPAYSGRETIYSNASLLIQNVTREDAGSYTLHIIKGGDETRGVTGHFTFTLYLETPKPSISSSKLNPREDMEAVSLTCDPETPDASYLWWMNGQSLPMSHRLQLSETNRTLFLLGVTKYTAGPYECEIRNPVSASRSDPVTLNLLPKLPKPYITINNLKPRENKDVLNFTCEPKSENYTYIWWLNGQSLPVSPRVKRPIENRILILPSVTRNETGPYQCEIRDQYGGIRSYPVTLNVLYGPDLPRIYPSFTYYRSGEILYLSCSADSNPPAQYSWTINGKFQLSGQKLFIPQITTNHSGLYACSVRNSATGKESSKSMTVKVSDWTLP; from the exons ATGCTCAGGAAGCTTCTGGATCCTAGGCTCAGCTCCACAGAGGAGAACACACAGACAGCAGAGACCATGGGGCTCCTCTCAGCCCCTCCCTGCATGCAGCACATCACCTGGAAGGGGCTCCTGCTCACAG CATCACTTTTAAACTTCTGGAACCCACCCACGACTGCCCAAGTCACGATTGAAGCCCAGCCAACCAAAGTTTCCGAGGGGAAGGATGTTCTTCTACTTATCCACAATTTGCCCCAGAATCTTACCGGCTACATCTGGTACAAAGGGCAAATGAGGGACCtctaccattacattacatcatATGTAGTAGATGGTCAAAGAATTATATATGGGCCTGCATACAGTGGACGAGAAACAATATATTCCAATGCATCCCTGCTGATCCAGAATGTCACCCGGGAAGACGCAGGATCCTACACCTTACACATCATAAAGGGAGGTGATGAGACTAGAGGAGTAACTGGACATTTCACCTTCACCTTATACC TGGAGACTCCCAAGCCCTCGATCTCCAGCAGCAAATTAAACCCCAGGGAGGACATGGAGGCTGTGAGCTTAACCTGTGATCCTGAGACTCCGGATGCAAGCTACCTGTGGTGGATGAATGGTCAGAGCCTCCCTATGTCTCACAGGTTGCAGTTGTCTGAAACCAACAGGACCCTCTTTCTATTGGGTGTCACAAAGTACACTGCAGGACCCTATGAATGTGAAATACGGAACCCAGTGAGTGCCAGCCGCAGTGACCCAGTCACCCTGAATCTCCTCC CGAAGCTGCCCAAGCCGTACATCACCATCAACAATTTAAAACCCAGGGAGAATAAGGATGTCTTAAACTTCACCTGTGAACCTAAGAGTGAGAACTACACCTACATTTGGTGGCTAAATGGTCAGAGCCTCCCGGTCAGTCCCAGGGTAAAGCGACCCATTGAAAACAGGATCCTCATTCTACCCAGTGTCACTAGAAATGAAACAGGACCCTATCAATGTGAAATACGGGACCAATATGGTGGCATCCGCAGTTACCCAGTCACCCTGAATGTCCTCT ATGGTCCAGACCTCCCCAGAATTTACCCTTCATTCACCTATTACCGTTCAGGAGAAATCCTCTACTTGTCCTGCTCTGCGGACTCTAACCCACCGGCACAGTATTCTTGGACAATTAATGGGAAGTTTCAGCTATCAGGACAAAAGCTCTTTATCCCCCAAATTACTACAAATCATAGCGGGCTCTATGCTTGCTCTGTCCGTAACTCAGCCACTGGCAAGGAAAGCTCCAAATCCATGACAGTAAAAGTCTCTG ACTGGACATTACCCTGA
- the LOC100984967 gene encoding pregnancy-specific beta-1-glycoprotein 8 isoform X2 codes for MLRKLLDPRLSSTEENTQTAETMGLLSAPPCMQHITWKGLLLTASLLNFWNPPTTAQVTIEAQPTKVSEGKDVLLLIHNLPQNLTGYIWYKGQMRDLYHYITSYVVDGQRIIYGPAYSGRETIYSNASLLIQNVTREDAGSYTLHIIKGGDETRGVTGHFTFTLYLETPKPSISSSKLNPREDMEAVSLTCDPETPDASYLWWMNGQSLPMSHRLQLSETNRTLFLLGVTKYTAGPYECEIRNPVSASRSDPVTLNLLPKLPKPYITINNLKPRENKDVLNFTCEPKSENYTYIWWLNGQSLPVSPRVKRPIENRILILPSVTRNETGPYQCEIRDQYGGIRSYPVTLNVLYGPDLPRIYPSFTYYRSGEILYLSCSADSNPPAQYSWTINGKFQLSGQKLFIPQITTNHSGLYACSVRNSATGKESSKSMTVKVSAYSSSINYTAVY; via the exons ATGCTCAGGAAGCTTCTGGATCCTAGGCTCAGCTCCACAGAGGAGAACACACAGACAGCAGAGACCATGGGGCTCCTCTCAGCCCCTCCCTGCATGCAGCACATCACCTGGAAGGGGCTCCTGCTCACAG CATCACTTTTAAACTTCTGGAACCCACCCACGACTGCCCAAGTCACGATTGAAGCCCAGCCAACCAAAGTTTCCGAGGGGAAGGATGTTCTTCTACTTATCCACAATTTGCCCCAGAATCTTACCGGCTACATCTGGTACAAAGGGCAAATGAGGGACCtctaccattacattacatcatATGTAGTAGATGGTCAAAGAATTATATATGGGCCTGCATACAGTGGACGAGAAACAATATATTCCAATGCATCCCTGCTGATCCAGAATGTCACCCGGGAAGACGCAGGATCCTACACCTTACACATCATAAAGGGAGGTGATGAGACTAGAGGAGTAACTGGACATTTCACCTTCACCTTATACC TGGAGACTCCCAAGCCCTCGATCTCCAGCAGCAAATTAAACCCCAGGGAGGACATGGAGGCTGTGAGCTTAACCTGTGATCCTGAGACTCCGGATGCAAGCTACCTGTGGTGGATGAATGGTCAGAGCCTCCCTATGTCTCACAGGTTGCAGTTGTCTGAAACCAACAGGACCCTCTTTCTATTGGGTGTCACAAAGTACACTGCAGGACCCTATGAATGTGAAATACGGAACCCAGTGAGTGCCAGCCGCAGTGACCCAGTCACCCTGAATCTCCTCC CGAAGCTGCCCAAGCCGTACATCACCATCAACAATTTAAAACCCAGGGAGAATAAGGATGTCTTAAACTTCACCTGTGAACCTAAGAGTGAGAACTACACCTACATTTGGTGGCTAAATGGTCAGAGCCTCCCGGTCAGTCCCAGGGTAAAGCGACCCATTGAAAACAGGATCCTCATTCTACCCAGTGTCACTAGAAATGAAACAGGACCCTATCAATGTGAAATACGGGACCAATATGGTGGCATCCGCAGTTACCCAGTCACCCTGAATGTCCTCT ATGGTCCAGACCTCCCCAGAATTTACCCTTCATTCACCTATTACCGTTCAGGAGAAATCCTCTACTTGTCCTGCTCTGCGGACTCTAACCCACCGGCACAGTATTCTTGGACAATTAATGGGAAGTTTCAGCTATCAGGACAAAAGCTCTTTATCCCCCAAATTACTACAAATCATAGCGGGCTCTATGCTTGCTCTGTCCGTAACTCAGCCACTGGCAAGGAAAGCTCCAAATCCATGACAGTAAAAGTCTCTG CTTATAGCAGTTCAATAAACTATACCGCAGTTTATTGA
- the LOC100984967 gene encoding pregnancy-specific beta-1-glycoprotein 8 isoform X4 codes for MLRKLLDPRLSSTEENTQTAETMGLLSAPPCMQHITWKGLLLTVETPKPSISSSKLNPREDMEAVSLTCDPETPDASYLWWMNGQSLPMSHRLQLSETNRTLFLLGVTKYTAGPYECEIRNPVSASRSDPVTLNLLPKLPKPYITINNLKPRENKDVLNFTCEPKSENYTYIWWLNGQSLPVSPRVKRPIENRILILPSVTRNETGPYQCEIRDQYGGIRSYPVTLNVLYGPDLPRIYPSFTYYRSGEILYLSCSADSNPPAQYSWTINGKFQLSGQKLFIPQITTNHSGLYACSVRNSATGKESSKSMTVKVSDWTLP; via the exons ATGCTCAGGAAGCTTCTGGATCCTAGGCTCAGCTCCACAGAGGAGAACACACAGACAGCAGAGACCATGGGGCTCCTCTCAGCCCCTCCCTGCATGCAGCACATCACCTGGAAGGGGCTCCTGCTCACAG TGGAGACTCCCAAGCCCTCGATCTCCAGCAGCAAATTAAACCCCAGGGAGGACATGGAGGCTGTGAGCTTAACCTGTGATCCTGAGACTCCGGATGCAAGCTACCTGTGGTGGATGAATGGTCAGAGCCTCCCTATGTCTCACAGGTTGCAGTTGTCTGAAACCAACAGGACCCTCTTTCTATTGGGTGTCACAAAGTACACTGCAGGACCCTATGAATGTGAAATACGGAACCCAGTGAGTGCCAGCCGCAGTGACCCAGTCACCCTGAATCTCCTCC CGAAGCTGCCCAAGCCGTACATCACCATCAACAATTTAAAACCCAGGGAGAATAAGGATGTCTTAAACTTCACCTGTGAACCTAAGAGTGAGAACTACACCTACATTTGGTGGCTAAATGGTCAGAGCCTCCCGGTCAGTCCCAGGGTAAAGCGACCCATTGAAAACAGGATCCTCATTCTACCCAGTGTCACTAGAAATGAAACAGGACCCTATCAATGTGAAATACGGGACCAATATGGTGGCATCCGCAGTTACCCAGTCACCCTGAATGTCCTCT ATGGTCCAGACCTCCCCAGAATTTACCCTTCATTCACCTATTACCGTTCAGGAGAAATCCTCTACTTGTCCTGCTCTGCGGACTCTAACCCACCGGCACAGTATTCTTGGACAATTAATGGGAAGTTTCAGCTATCAGGACAAAAGCTCTTTATCCCCCAAATTACTACAAATCATAGCGGGCTCTATGCTTGCTCTGTCCGTAACTCAGCCACTGGCAAGGAAAGCTCCAAATCCATGACAGTAAAAGTCTCTG ACTGGACATTACCCTGA